One segment of Phaeacidiphilus oryzae TH49 DNA contains the following:
- a CDS encoding MBL fold metallo-hydrolase, translated as MAMASGPWMECCRAIAATPGRVLRPWPKNGRLLGALRQRVRERPAPPAARTVRLTALPQGRAAVPTVVLAEGIWGLPLRTPIGMGGFLVEHPRARFLVDPALCADVHRRVLPELPQPLRSLVAPEKPVRGLGEALREQGVDAADIDFALPTHLHWDHVSGLLDLPDGLPVRVRAVERAFALDGGPEAPLGFARLPLRGRELAEYELDGPPVLSFERSLDLFGDGSAVLVELAGHTPGSVGLLLALDGGRRVLLAGDAVWHRAQIAHVRQLAPMPGALVNADPPEAFTTLHRLAALPPEIQVVPAHDPDAAARFAAVPRPAGKAG; from the coding sequence ATGGCAATGGCATCAGGACCGTGGATGGAGTGCTGCCGGGCGATCGCCGCCACGCCGGGGCGGGTGCTGCGGCCGTGGCCGAAGAACGGCCGGCTGCTCGGGGCCCTGCGGCAGCGGGTACGGGAGCGGCCGGCGCCGCCGGCGGCCCGGACCGTCCGGCTGACCGCCCTGCCGCAGGGCCGGGCCGCGGTGCCCACCGTGGTGCTGGCCGAGGGGATCTGGGGCCTGCCGCTGCGCACCCCGATCGGGATGGGCGGCTTCCTGGTCGAGCACCCCCGGGCGCGGTTCCTGGTCGACCCGGCGCTCTGCGCCGACGTCCACCGCCGGGTGCTGCCCGAACTGCCGCAGCCGCTGCGGTCGTTGGTGGCCCCGGAGAAGCCGGTGCGGGGGCTGGGCGAGGCGCTGCGGGAGCAGGGGGTGGACGCGGCGGACATCGACTTCGCGCTCCCCACCCATCTCCACTGGGACCACGTCAGCGGACTGCTCGACCTCCCGGACGGGCTGCCGGTCCGGGTCCGGGCGGTGGAGCGCGCCTTCGCCCTGGACGGGGGGCCGGAGGCGCCGCTCGGCTTCGCCCGGCTCCCGCTGCGGGGCCGGGAGTTGGCGGAGTACGAGCTGGACGGGCCGCCGGTGCTGTCCTTCGAGCGGTCGCTCGACCTCTTCGGGGACGGCTCGGCGGTGCTGGTCGAGCTGGCCGGCCACACCCCCGGCAGCGTCGGACTGCTCCTCGCGCTGGACGGTGGGCGCCGGGTGCTGCTGGCGGGGGACGCGGTCTGGCATCGGGCGCAGATCGCGCACGTCCGGCAGCTCGCGCCGATGCCCGGCGCCCTCGTCAACGCCGATCCGCCGGAGGCGTTCACCACCCTCCACCGGCTGGCGGCGCTGCCCCCCGAGATCCAGGTGGTGCCGGCCCACGACCCGGACGCGGCGGCCCGGTTCGCGGCCGTCCCCCGGCCCGCCGGGAAGGCCGGGTAG
- a CDS encoding GMC family oxidoreductase: MTEEHNPSHQEEFDYVVVGGGTAGNVVAARLSEDPGVRVCLLEAGPSDVGDDAVLRLDRWMALLESGYDWDYPVEPQASGNSFMRHARAKVLGGCSSHNSCIAFWAPREDFAHWTAEHGLRGWTADEVYPLYQRLETNDSPGDHHGRSGPVKIRQIKPNDPCGVALLEACAQAGIPTVPFNADRPVLRGANFFQINSDEDNVRQSSSVAYLHPIIGRRPNLEIRTGVRARKLTFDGTRCTGAQYLDADLLHTRTVRARREVVVSCGSIDTPKLLMLSGIGPAEHLRSVGVDVLLDSPGVGENLQDHPEGVIMWEAARPMVETSTQWWEAGIFYDTEPGLDRPDLMFHYGSVPFDLNTARHGYPTTENAFCLTPNVTQAKSRGTVRLRTRDFRDKPMVDPRYFSHEHDRRVMTEGLKLARRIAEQPALAGWKGAELAPGPDVRTDDELFDYIAKTHNTVYHPSCTVRMGADGDVMAPLDSRLRVKGVQGLRVADGSAMPDIITVNPCITTMMIGEKCADMLKADAAA; encoded by the coding sequence ATGACCGAAGAGCACAACCCGTCCCACCAGGAGGAGTTCGACTACGTGGTGGTCGGCGGCGGCACCGCGGGGAACGTGGTCGCGGCCCGGCTGAGCGAGGACCCCGGCGTCCGGGTCTGCCTGCTGGAGGCGGGCCCCTCCGACGTCGGCGACGACGCCGTCCTCCGGCTGGACCGCTGGATGGCCCTGCTGGAGTCCGGCTACGACTGGGACTACCCGGTCGAGCCGCAGGCCAGCGGCAACAGCTTCATGCGGCACGCCCGGGCCAAGGTGCTCGGCGGCTGCTCCTCCCACAACTCCTGCATCGCCTTCTGGGCCCCGCGCGAGGACTTCGCCCACTGGACCGCCGAGCACGGGCTGCGCGGCTGGACCGCCGACGAGGTCTACCCGCTCTACCAGCGGCTGGAGACCAACGACAGCCCGGGCGACCACCACGGCCGCAGCGGCCCGGTGAAGATCCGCCAGATCAAGCCGAACGACCCGTGCGGGGTGGCGCTGCTGGAGGCCTGCGCCCAGGCCGGCATCCCCACCGTGCCGTTCAACGCGGACCGGCCGGTGCTCCGCGGCGCCAACTTCTTCCAGATCAACTCGGACGAGGACAACGTCCGGCAGTCCTCCTCCGTGGCCTACCTCCACCCGATCATCGGCAGGCGGCCCAACCTGGAGATACGCACCGGCGTCCGGGCCAGGAAGCTCACCTTCGACGGCACCCGCTGCACCGGCGCCCAGTACCTGGACGCGGACCTGCTGCACACCCGGACCGTCCGGGCCCGCCGCGAGGTGGTCGTCTCCTGCGGCTCCATCGACACCCCGAAGCTGCTGATGCTCTCCGGGATCGGCCCGGCCGAGCACCTCCGCTCGGTCGGCGTGGACGTCCTCCTGGACTCCCCCGGCGTCGGCGAGAACCTCCAGGACCACCCGGAGGGCGTCATCATGTGGGAGGCCGCGCGGCCCATGGTGGAGACCTCCACCCAGTGGTGGGAGGCCGGCATCTTCTACGACACCGAGCCCGGGCTCGACCGGCCCGACCTGATGTTCCACTACGGCTCGGTGCCCTTCGACCTGAACACCGCCCGGCACGGCTACCCGACCACCGAGAACGCCTTCTGCCTGACCCCGAACGTCACCCAGGCGAAGTCCAGGGGGACGGTACGGCTGCGCACCCGGGACTTCCGGGACAAGCCGATGGTCGACCCGCGCTACTTCTCCCACGAGCACGACCGCCGGGTGATGACGGAGGGCCTCAAGCTGGCCCGGCGGATCGCCGAGCAGCCGGCGCTGGCCGGCTGGAAGGGCGCCGAGCTGGCCCCAGGACCGGACGTCCGCACCGACGACGAGCTCTTCGACTACATCGCCAAGACCCACAACACCGTCTACCACCCCTCCTGCACGGTGCGGATGGGCGCCGACGGGGACGTCATGGCGCCCCTGGACTCCCGCCTCCGGGTCAAGGGCGTCCAGGGCCTGCGGGTGGCCGACGGCTCGGCGATGCCGGACATCATCACCGTCAACCCGTGCATCACCACCATGATGATCGGTGAGAAGTGCGCCGACATGCTGAAGGCGGACGCCGCCGCCTGA
- a CDS encoding APC family permease, whose protein sequence is MPKSPTDDAELSEFGYKPELKRTLGDFHTFAAGVSYISILTGTFQMFYFGFAHGGPAYWWSWPLVFVGQLMVALCFAELAARYPVAGSIYNWAKRIGNPHVGWLAGWMMLTASIVSLAAVALSYQETLPQISQVFQIVGDGTGRYDAAENAVLLGGILIVFTTLVNAFGVKLMATINTAGVFLELVATVVLIVLFAVHIVRSPAAVLTDTQQHGAGHPAGYLGAFLVASLASAYVMYGFDTAASLGEESLDPSRNAPRAIMRALLASFVLGGLVLLLALMAVHSLTGGGLSTDGLQYVVIDVLGSTVGKAMLWCVLIAVTVCELAVHTAAIRLAFAMSRDNNLPASGLMARVSPRFRTPVLPAVVIGALAVLVLVVNIRTPQIFSLVTSVAIIMIYLAYLLVTLPMLVSRLRGTWHPAPGRFTLGRLGLPINILAVLWGAGMIVNLAWPRNSVYNSTPPHHWYLQWGAVLFVGVVALGGFAYYWFVQRHRTGVRAEHAAEPRPADGTSDPVSTTH, encoded by the coding sequence ATGCCCAAGAGCCCCACCGACGACGCGGAACTGTCCGAGTTCGGCTACAAGCCCGAACTCAAGCGCACCCTCGGCGACTTCCACACCTTCGCCGCCGGCGTCTCCTACATCTCGATCCTCACCGGCACCTTCCAGATGTTCTACTTCGGGTTCGCCCACGGCGGGCCCGCGTACTGGTGGTCCTGGCCGCTGGTCTTCGTCGGGCAGCTGATGGTGGCGCTCTGCTTCGCAGAGCTGGCCGCCCGCTACCCGGTCGCCGGTTCGATCTACAACTGGGCGAAGCGGATCGGCAATCCGCACGTCGGCTGGCTGGCCGGCTGGATGATGCTGACCGCCTCGATCGTCTCGCTGGCCGCCGTCGCCCTCTCCTACCAGGAGACGCTGCCGCAGATCTCCCAGGTCTTCCAGATCGTCGGCGACGGAACAGGCAGGTACGACGCCGCCGAGAACGCCGTGCTCCTCGGCGGGATCCTGATCGTCTTCACCACCCTGGTCAACGCCTTCGGCGTGAAGCTGATGGCGACCATCAACACCGCGGGCGTCTTCCTCGAACTGGTCGCCACCGTGGTGCTGATCGTCCTCTTCGCGGTGCACATCGTCCGCTCCCCCGCCGCCGTGCTGACCGACACCCAGCAGCACGGCGCCGGGCACCCGGCCGGCTACCTCGGCGCCTTCCTGGTCGCCTCGCTGGCCTCGGCGTACGTCATGTACGGCTTCGACACTGCGGCCTCGCTCGGCGAGGAGTCCCTGGACCCCTCGCGGAACGCGCCCCGGGCGATCATGCGGGCGCTGCTGGCCTCGTTCGTCCTCGGCGGGCTGGTGCTGCTGCTGGCCCTGATGGCCGTGCACAGCCTGACCGGCGGGGGGCTCTCCACCGACGGACTGCAGTACGTGGTCATCGACGTGCTGGGCTCGACGGTCGGCAAGGCCATGCTGTGGTGCGTGCTGATCGCGGTCACCGTCTGCGAGCTGGCCGTCCACACCGCGGCGATCCGGCTGGCCTTCGCGATGTCCCGGGACAACAACCTGCCGGCCTCCGGCCTGATGGCCCGGGTCAGCCCGCGGTTCAGGACGCCGGTGCTGCCGGCCGTCGTGATCGGCGCACTGGCCGTCCTGGTACTGGTCGTCAACATCCGTACGCCGCAGATCTTCTCACTGGTGACCAGCGTCGCCATCATCATGATCTACCTGGCCTACCTGCTGGTGACCCTGCCGATGCTGGTCTCCCGGCTGCGCGGGACCTGGCATCCGGCGCCCGGCCGGTTCACCCTGGGGAGGCTCGGTCTGCCGATCAACATCCTGGCGGTGCTCTGGGGCGCGGGGATGATCGTCAACCTGGCCTGGCCGCGGAACTCCGTCTACAACTCCACCCCGCCGCACCACTGGTACCTGCAGTGGGGAGCTGTGCTCTTCGTGGGCGTCGTCGCTCTGGGCGGGTTCGCGTACTACTGGTTCGTCCAGCGGCACCGGACGGGCGTCCGCGCCGAGCACGCCGCGGAGCCCCGGCCGGCGGACGGGACCTCCGACCCCGTGTCCACCACCCACTGA
- a CDS encoding aldehyde dehydrogenase family protein produces the protein MPELFIGGEWTRSRTARTREIRCPADGSLVAVVDEGCSADTEAAIHAARRAFDLGPWPQTPAAERGDLLLRVAALIERDKESYARDESLDTGKRLVESGYDMDDIANCFRYFGKAAAAESGRVVDTGNPATDSTVVHEPVGVCGLITPWNYPLLQTAWKVAPALAAGNTFVLKPSELTPHTAIRLMRTLQEAGLPPGTANLVLGTGPEAGAPLAGHPDVDLVSFTGGLQTGRGIMAEAAATVKKVALELGGKNPNIVFSDADFETAVDMALTAVFLHSGQVCSAGARLIVQDGLHDRLVDEIVRRARQIRLGGPFDEKAQAGPLISAQHRSKVEAYVKAGLAEGAVLRCGGARPQGDAYASGFYYLPTVLDECNADMTVVQEESFGPVLTVERFSTEEEAVALANRTIYGLAGAVFTGDQARARRVAGALRLGTVWINDYHPYVPQAEWGGYKQSGFGRELGPAGLAEYRETKHIWRNTDPRPQGWFS, from the coding sequence ATGCCCGAACTCTTCATCGGCGGCGAGTGGACCCGCTCCCGCACCGCGCGGACCCGCGAGATCCGCTGCCCCGCGGACGGGTCCCTGGTCGCCGTCGTGGACGAGGGCTGCTCCGCGGACACCGAGGCGGCGATCCACGCCGCCCGCCGCGCCTTCGACCTCGGCCCGTGGCCGCAGACCCCCGCCGCCGAGCGAGGCGACCTCCTCCTCCGGGTGGCCGCGCTGATCGAGCGCGACAAGGAGTCGTATGCCCGGGACGAGTCGCTCGACACCGGCAAGCGGCTGGTGGAGTCCGGGTACGACATGGACGACATCGCCAACTGCTTCCGCTACTTCGGCAAGGCGGCCGCCGCCGAGTCCGGCCGGGTGGTGGACACCGGGAACCCGGCCACCGACAGCACGGTCGTCCACGAGCCGGTCGGCGTCTGCGGGCTGATCACGCCCTGGAACTACCCCCTCCTCCAGACCGCCTGGAAGGTCGCCCCGGCGCTGGCCGCCGGCAACACCTTCGTCCTCAAGCCCAGCGAGCTGACCCCGCACACCGCCATCCGCCTGATGCGCACCCTCCAGGAGGCGGGCCTCCCGCCCGGCACCGCCAACCTGGTGCTGGGCACCGGGCCGGAGGCCGGCGCCCCCCTGGCCGGCCATCCCGACGTGGACCTGGTCTCCTTCACCGGCGGGCTGCAGACCGGCCGGGGGATCATGGCCGAGGCGGCCGCGACCGTGAAGAAGGTCGCGCTGGAGCTCGGCGGCAAGAACCCGAACATCGTCTTCTCCGACGCCGACTTCGAGACCGCGGTGGACATGGCGCTCACCGCGGTCTTCCTGCATTCCGGGCAGGTCTGCTCGGCCGGCGCGCGGCTGATCGTCCAGGACGGGTTGCACGACCGGCTGGTCGACGAGATCGTCCGCCGGGCCCGGCAGATCCGGCTGGGCGGCCCGTTCGACGAGAAGGCGCAGGCCGGGCCGCTGATCTCGGCCCAGCACCGGTCCAAGGTGGAGGCCTACGTCAAGGCCGGCCTGGCGGAGGGCGCGGTGCTGCGCTGCGGCGGCGCCCGGCCGCAGGGCGACGCGTACGCGTCCGGCTTCTACTACCTGCCGACCGTCCTGGACGAGTGCAACGCCGACATGACGGTGGTTCAGGAGGAGTCCTTCGGCCCGGTGCTGACCGTCGAGCGGTTCAGCACCGAGGAGGAGGCGGTCGCCCTCGCCAACCGCACCATCTACGGTCTGGCCGGCGCGGTCTTCACCGGCGACCAGGCGCGGGCCCGGCGGGTCGCCGGCGCGCTCCGCCTGGGCACGGTCTGGATCAACGACTACCACCCGTACGTGCCGCAGGCCGAGTGGGGCGGTTACAAGCAGTCCGGCTTCGGCCGCGAGCTGGGTCCGGCGGGCCTCGCCGAGTACCGCGAGACCAAGCACATCTGGCGCAACACGGACCCGCGCCCGCAGGGCTGGTTCTCCTGA
- a CDS encoding adenosine deaminase, which yields MDPQLPAEDLSSFIAGLPKAELHVHHVGSASPETVAALAARHEGSTDVPADPAALAEYFAFTDFGHFIQVYLSVVDLIRDAEDVRTLTYGVARDMAAQRIRYAELTVTPYSSVKRGIPGRAFMEAIEDARTAAARDLGLELVWCFDIPGEAGLESAEVTERLALDLRPDGLVSFGLGGPEVGVPRPQFKPYFDRARAAGLHSVPHAGETTGPQTVWDALNELGAERIGHGTSCVQDPELLRHLAERRIPIEVAPTSNVATRAVPSLEAHPLKQMVDAGLLVTINSDDPPMFSTDLNTEYAVAARLLGLDAAGVAELARNAVRASFRSEAGKAALLAEIDGYLAGM from the coding sequence ATGGACCCCCAGCTTCCCGCCGAGGACCTCAGCAGCTTCATCGCAGGACTGCCCAAGGCAGAACTGCACGTCCACCACGTCGGCTCCGCCTCCCCCGAGACGGTCGCCGCCCTCGCCGCCCGGCACGAGGGGAGCACCGACGTCCCCGCGGACCCCGCCGCCCTCGCCGAGTACTTCGCCTTCACCGACTTCGGCCACTTCATCCAGGTCTACCTCTCCGTGGTCGACCTGATCCGCGATGCCGAGGACGTCAGGACCCTCACCTACGGCGTCGCCCGCGACATGGCCGCCCAGCGGATCCGCTACGCCGAGCTCACCGTCACCCCGTACAGCTCGGTGAAGCGCGGGATCCCCGGCCGCGCCTTCATGGAGGCGATCGAGGACGCCCGCACCGCGGCCGCCCGCGACCTCGGCCTCGAACTGGTCTGGTGCTTCGACATCCCCGGCGAGGCCGGCCTGGAGTCCGCCGAGGTCACCGAGCGCCTCGCGCTCGACCTCCGCCCCGACGGCCTGGTCTCCTTCGGCCTCGGCGGCCCCGAAGTGGGTGTCCCCAGGCCGCAGTTCAAGCCGTACTTCGACCGCGCCCGGGCGGCCGGCCTGCACTCCGTCCCGCACGCCGGCGAGACGACCGGCCCGCAGACCGTCTGGGACGCCCTCAACGAGCTCGGCGCCGAGCGGATCGGCCACGGCACCTCCTGCGTCCAGGACCCGGAGCTCCTCCGCCACCTCGCCGAGCGGCGGATCCCCATCGAGGTGGCCCCGACCTCGAACGTGGCCACCCGCGCCGTCCCCAGCCTGGAGGCCCACCCGCTGAAGCAGATGGTGGACGCCGGCCTCCTGGTCACCATCAACAGCGACGACCCGCCGATGTTCTCCACCGACCTCAACACGGAGTACGCGGTCGCCGCCCGGCTGCTCGGGCTGGACGCGGCCGGCGTGGCCGAGCTGGCCAGGAACGCGGTGCGGGCGTCCTTCCGGTCCGAGGCCGGCAAGGCCGCCCTCCTGGCCGAGATCGACGGCTATCTCGCGGGGATGTGA
- a CDS encoding S53 family peptidase has translation MSTSRRAPITAALGAAVLAVAGLAAAAPSASAMTDPSGASASAASASAASAGVKTSDAHVKRVCAQPSDIHLMSCQALVRTDVAEPNALRSHGVDRAAAPSGYGPSDLQSAYNLPSDGGAGQTVAIVDAQDDPNAESDLAAYRAQYGLPSCTTSNGCFQKIDQNGGTNYPSADSGWAGEISLDLDMVSAVAPNAHILLVEASSANMSDLGTAVNQAVSQGAKFVSNSYGGSEDSSDTSADSSYFNHPGVAITVSSGDSAYGVEYPAASQYVTAVGGTSLSKDSSSRGWSESVWSTSSTEGAGSGCSAYDPKPSWQTDTGCSKRTVADVSAVADPATGVAVYDTYGASGWNVYGGTSASSPIIASVYADAGAPGSGDYPSQYPYAHTSALNDVTSGSNGSCSPTYLCTAGAGYDGPTGLGTPNGLTAFTAG, from the coding sequence TTGTCCACCTCCAGAAGAGCCCCGATAACCGCGGCACTCGGCGCGGCGGTACTCGCCGTCGCCGGCCTGGCCGCCGCAGCGCCCAGCGCGAGCGCCATGACCGACCCGTCCGGGGCCTCCGCCTCCGCCGCCTCTGCCTCCGCCGCCTCCGCCGGCGTCAAGACGTCCGACGCGCACGTCAAGCGAGTCTGCGCGCAGCCCTCCGACATCCACCTGATGAGCTGTCAGGCACTGGTCCGCACCGATGTGGCGGAGCCCAACGCGCTCCGCAGCCACGGTGTCGACCGCGCCGCCGCGCCCTCCGGCTACGGCCCCAGTGACCTGCAGAGCGCCTACAACCTTCCGTCCGACGGCGGTGCCGGCCAGACGGTGGCCATCGTGGACGCCCAGGACGACCCCAACGCGGAGTCCGACCTGGCCGCCTACCGCGCGCAGTACGGTCTGCCGTCCTGCACCACGTCGAACGGCTGCTTCCAGAAGATCGACCAGAACGGCGGCACCAACTACCCCAGTGCCGACTCGGGTTGGGCCGGTGAGATCTCCCTCGACCTGGACATGGTCTCGGCCGTCGCCCCCAATGCCCACATCCTGCTGGTCGAGGCGAGCAGCGCGAACATGAGCGACCTGGGCACCGCGGTCAACCAGGCGGTCAGCCAGGGCGCCAAGTTCGTCTCCAACAGCTACGGCGGCTCTGAGGACTCCAGCGACACCTCGGCCGACAGCTCCTACTTCAACCACCCGGGCGTCGCCATCACCGTCTCCTCCGGTGACTCCGCGTACGGTGTCGAGTACCCGGCGGCGAGCCAGTACGTCACCGCTGTCGGCGGCACCAGCCTCAGCAAGGACAGCAGCAGCCGTGGCTGGAGCGAGTCCGTCTGGTCCACCAGCTCCACCGAGGGCGCGGGCTCCGGCTGCTCCGCGTACGACCCCAAGCCGAGTTGGCAGACCGACACCGGCTGCTCGAAGCGCACCGTCGCGGACGTCTCGGCGGTGGCCGACCCGGCCACCGGCGTCGCCGTCTACGACACCTATGGCGCCTCCGGCTGGAACGTCTACGGCGGCACCAGCGCCTCCTCGCCGATCATCGCCTCCGTCTACGCGGACGCCGGCGCGCCGGGTAGCGGCGACTACCCGTCGCAGTACCCGTACGCCCACACCTCCGCGCTGAACGACGTCACCAGCGGCTCCAACGGGTCCTGCTCGCCGACCTACCTGTGCACCGCAGGCGCCGGCTACGACGGCCCCACCGGCCTCGGCACCCCCAACGGCCTGACCGCCTTCACCGCGGGCTGA
- a CDS encoding Gfo/Idh/MocA family oxidoreductase: protein MASTSSEDSADLRVGLAGYGLAGSAFHAPLVSTTPGLRLDGVLTTNPERRAQLAAEHPGARAVDSVEALLGTRPDLVVVANANRAHVATARAALEAGVPVVVDKPLAATSAEAAELCELAAARGLLLTVFQNRRWDADFRTAQALVEAGRLGAVHRFESHFDRWRPQLKAGWRESADPADAGGVLYDLGSHLVDQAIRLFGPVVRVYAEVDVRRAAAGAAVDDDAFLALTHAGGVRSHLGMSALTAQLGPRLRVLGDKGAYVKYGLDPQEAALRDGRRPGGEGWGEEPPEAWGLLGTDADAEPYRSLPGDYPAFYAGVERALREGGPAPVDPLDAVRVLRVLEAARRSAAEGTAVEPAGEEA, encoded by the coding sequence ATGGCATCCACGAGCTCCGAAGATTCCGCCGACCTGAGGGTCGGGCTGGCCGGGTACGGGCTGGCCGGCTCCGCCTTCCACGCACCGCTGGTCTCCACCACCCCCGGGCTCCGCCTGGACGGCGTGCTCACCACCAACCCCGAGCGGCGCGCCCAGCTGGCCGCCGAGCACCCCGGGGCGCGGGCCGTGGACTCCGTCGAGGCGCTCCTCGGCACCCGCCCCGACCTGGTGGTGGTCGCCAACGCCAACCGCGCCCACGTGGCCACCGCCCGCGCGGCGCTGGAGGCGGGGGTGCCGGTGGTGGTCGACAAGCCGCTGGCGGCGACCTCCGCCGAGGCGGCCGAGCTGTGCGAGCTGGCCGCGGCCCGCGGGCTTCTGCTGACGGTCTTTCAGAACCGCCGCTGGGACGCCGACTTCCGCACCGCCCAGGCCCTGGTCGAGGCCGGGCGGCTGGGTGCGGTGCACCGCTTCGAATCGCACTTCGACCGCTGGCGGCCGCAGCTCAAGGCCGGCTGGCGGGAGTCCGCCGACCCGGCCGACGCCGGCGGCGTCCTCTACGACCTCGGCAGCCACCTGGTGGACCAGGCGATCCGGCTCTTCGGCCCGGTCGTCCGGGTCTACGCCGAGGTGGACGTGCGGCGGGCGGCGGCCGGCGCGGCCGTGGACGACGACGCCTTCCTCGCCCTCACCCACGCCGGCGGCGTCCGCTCCCACCTCGGGATGAGCGCGCTCACCGCCCAGCTCGGCCCGCGGCTGCGGGTGCTCGGCGACAAGGGCGCGTATGTGAAGTACGGGCTCGACCCGCAGGAGGCCGCCCTCCGCGACGGGCGGCGGCCCGGCGGCGAGGGCTGGGGCGAGGAGCCGCCGGAGGCCTGGGGCCTTCTCGGCACCGACGCCGACGCCGAGCCGTACCGCTCGCTGCCCGGCGACTACCCCGCCTTCTACGCGGGCGTCGAGCGGGCGCTGCGGGAGGGCGGCCCAGCCCCCGTCGACCCGCTGGACGCGGTCCGGGTGCTGCGGGTGCTGGAGGCCGCGCGGCGGTCCGCTGCCGAGGGCACCGCGGTCGAGCCGGCCGGGGAGGAGGCCTGA
- a CDS encoding heme-degrading domain-containing protein, translated as MPAPTPAPTPAPTPTPTLAEVEEQERRLVLPGFDNDDAWRLGVLLVELARERGAAVAVDVRRNGQQLFHAALPGTSADNDEWIKRKVRTVDRYGASSLLVQLRFAAKGGSFEERSRLDPGRYAAHGGAFPITVAGVGVVGTVAVSGLPQLADHALVVEALERFLAG; from the coding sequence ATGCCCGCGCCGACGCCTGCCCCGACCCCCGCCCCGACGCCCACCCCGACCCTCGCCGAGGTCGAGGAGCAGGAGCGGCGGCTGGTGCTGCCGGGGTTCGACAACGACGACGCCTGGCGGCTCGGCGTCCTGCTGGTGGAGCTGGCCCGGGAGCGCGGCGCCGCCGTCGCGGTCGACGTCCGGCGCAACGGGCAGCAGCTCTTCCACGCCGCCCTGCCCGGCACCTCCGCCGACAACGACGAGTGGATCAAGCGCAAGGTGCGGACCGTCGACCGCTACGGCGCCTCCAGCCTGCTGGTGCAGCTGCGCTTCGCCGCGAAGGGCGGCAGCTTCGAGGAGCGGTCCCGGCTGGATCCCGGCCGGTACGCGGCACACGGCGGGGCGTTCCCTATCACGGTGGCCGGGGTCGGCGTGGTCGGCACGGTCGCCGTCTCCGGGCTGCCGCAGCTCGCGGACCACGCGCTGGTGGTCGAGGCTCTGGAGAGGTTCCTGGCGGGCTGA
- a CDS encoding sensor histidine kinase has protein sequence MSCLNDRPRDRSELSPEDRALPFPGLVVWLRKRPLVRWAWVSFWFLGLLSGVRPLWQPGQSRGTAVLVTAGAAVFIAAAVCAFAFVTYQRPVRQRLVPLVAAGVLAFLYNGWLGSDWTPMFIYLVVVSAMTLPLRAALATNMAIVAAAFLLEVAIGEPVKHYGWVLVSSALSGLLCAYAAERGRIKERLQRGEKAMAQLAVNEERVRFARDLHDLLGHSLSLLSLKAQLAGRLVHADPDACAKQIAEMEEISRQALAEVRDSVTGYRRPTIAVELARAHTTLTSAGIDPLIDPQATDRARDLSSGREAALAWALRESVTNVVRHAAGARSCRIRLERAGAGGFVLTVQDDAPAAEAGAHTAGNGLTGLGERLALEGGRLEAAPTGSGFRVRAFVPAADPEEPGPTQKIPAAAG, from the coding sequence GTGAGCTGCCTCAACGACCGCCCGCGCGACCGTTCCGAACTCAGCCCCGAGGACCGGGCCCTGCCCTTCCCGGGGCTGGTGGTCTGGCTCCGGAAGCGGCCGTTGGTGCGCTGGGCCTGGGTGTCCTTCTGGTTCCTGGGACTGCTGTCCGGGGTTCGCCCGCTATGGCAGCCCGGGCAGTCGAGAGGCACGGCCGTGCTGGTCACGGCGGGGGCCGCGGTGTTCATCGCGGCCGCTGTCTGCGCCTTCGCCTTCGTCACCTACCAGCGGCCGGTACGGCAGCGGCTGGTCCCGCTGGTCGCCGCCGGCGTGCTGGCCTTCCTCTACAACGGGTGGCTGGGCAGCGACTGGACGCCGATGTTCATCTACCTGGTGGTCGTCTCGGCGATGACGCTGCCGCTGCGGGCCGCGCTGGCCACCAACATGGCGATCGTCGCCGCCGCGTTCCTGCTGGAGGTGGCGATCGGCGAACCCGTCAAGCACTACGGATGGGTCCTGGTGAGCTCCGCCCTCAGCGGACTGCTCTGCGCGTACGCCGCCGAGCGCGGGCGGATCAAGGAGCGGCTGCAGCGCGGGGAGAAGGCCATGGCGCAGCTCGCGGTGAACGAGGAGCGGGTGCGGTTCGCCCGCGACCTCCACGACCTGCTGGGGCATTCGCTGTCGCTGCTCTCCCTCAAGGCGCAGCTGGCCGGCCGGCTGGTGCACGCCGATCCGGACGCCTGCGCCAAGCAGATCGCCGAGATGGAGGAGATCAGCCGGCAGGCGCTGGCCGAGGTCCGGGACTCGGTCACCGGCTACCGCCGGCCGACCATCGCGGTCGAACTCGCCCGCGCCCACACGACGTTGACCTCGGCCGGGATCGATCCGCTGATCGACCCCCAGGCGACGGACCGGGCGCGGGACCTCTCCTCCGGACGCGAGGCGGCGCTGGCGTGGGCGCTGCGGGAGTCGGTGACCAACGTGGTACGGCATGCCGCCGGGGCCCGGAGCTGCCGGATCCGGCTGGAGCGGGCGGGGGCGGGCGGCTTCGTGCTGACCGTCCAGGACGACGCGCCGGCCGCGGAGGCGGGGGCGCATACGGCGGGCAACGGGCTCACCGGGCTGGGCGAGCGGCTGGCGCTTGAGGGCGGCCGCCTGGAGGCCGCGCCGACCGGCTCCGGCTTCCGCGTCCGGGCGTTCGTCCCCGCGGCGGACCCGGAGGAGCCGGGGCCGACGCAAAAGATCCCGGCCGCGGCCGGCTAG